The Xenorhabdus doucetiae genome has a window encoding:
- the xthA gene encoding exodeoxyribonuclease III: protein MKFISFNINGLRARPHQLTAIVEQHQPDVIGLQEIKVHDEMFPLEEVSKLGYHVFYHGQKSHYGVALLTRQQPVNIRKGFPTDDDDAQRRIIMADIETSLGLLTVINGYFPQGESRDHPIKFPAKEKFYQDLLSYLETNHSPQSNILIMGDMNISPTDFDIGIGENNQKRWLKTGKCSFLPEEREWMERLKNWGFIDTFRAQHPEVNDQFSWFDYRSKGFDDNRGLRIDLLLASHPLAERCISSGIDYAIRGMEKPSDHAPVWTEFNL from the coding sequence ATGAAATTTATATCATTCAATATCAATGGGCTAAGAGCACGTCCTCATCAACTCACTGCCATTGTGGAACAACACCAACCTGATGTTATCGGATTACAAGAAATAAAAGTTCATGATGAAATGTTTCCCCTCGAAGAAGTCAGCAAACTGGGTTATCACGTCTTTTATCATGGTCAAAAATCACACTATGGTGTCGCCCTGCTGACCCGTCAACAACCCGTCAATATTCGTAAAGGTTTTCCCACTGATGACGATGATGCACAGCGCCGCATTATTATGGCCGATATCGAGACTTCCCTTGGTTTATTGACGGTAATCAATGGCTATTTTCCGCAGGGAGAGAGCCGTGATCACCCCATTAAATTTCCTGCAAAAGAAAAATTTTATCAGGATCTCTTGTCTTACCTGGAAACTAACCACTCCCCGCAGTCAAATATTCTGATTATGGGTGACATGAACATTAGTCCCACTGATTTTGATATTGGTATTGGAGAAAACAACCAGAAGCGCTGGTTAAAGACCGGAAAATGTTCTTTCTTGCCCGAAGAAAGAGAATGGATGGAACGCCTGAAAAACTGGGGTTTCATTGATACATTCCGGGCACAACACCCCGAAGTTAATGACCAATTTTCGTGGTTCGACTATCGTTCAAAGGGATTTGATGATAATCGTGGGCTACGCATTGATTTGCTGCTTGCCAGCCATCCATTGGCAGAAAGATGTATTTCTTCGGGTATCGATTATGCTATCCGTGGCATGGAAAAACCGTCTGATCACGCCCCGGTTTGGACAGAATTCAACCTATAA